The genomic DNA GGAGACGCTCGTAGCCGTCCCCGGAAGAAGGCGCGTCGCGCACGCGTGTTCACCTGCCTCACACGGTTCATCGGCGGCGCCGCTGCCGCGCCTGGCGGGGCTGCCTCCGGGTTCTGGCGGACTGCTCAAGCGCCGAGCGGACATCTTCGCGGTCCGGGGCCAGTTCGAGCGCACGCCGCAGCAGCCCCGTGGCCTCGGTGCGTTGCCCGCCCCGCTGACGGTAGCGAATCTTCGCGAGCAGGACGATGGCGTCCACGTCGTTCGGGCGGAGCGCGCGGGTGACCGCCAGGTGCTCGGCGGCACTCTGCCACTGCTGCGCACGGGCCAGCGCGACCGCCCGGTTGAAGTACTCGTCGGCGAGGGCGGCGACCTGCGCCAGCGGACGCAGGTCGCCGCGGCACGCCGGGCACTCGGGCGCCGGCGCGGCCAGCGCCCGGCCGCACAGGGGGCAGTCGATCACGGCCACCGGCTACCTCCCGCCGGCCTGGGGCAGCCGGGGCCAGATCACTCCGGGTTCGCCGACCTTGATCTCTTCCATCCAGCGCTCGATCCGGGCGGCCAGCGGCTGCAGTTGGCTGCGGTAGATCCCCGCGAAGCGGCCGGCTGCCTGCGGGTCCTCCGTACCGACGCTGCCCACCGCCGCGACGACCCCGGCCACCTCGGCGCGGAACTCCTCGGTCCGGCCCCGGTAACGCCCCTCGGTGAGCTGGTCGATGTCCTGGAGCGCGCGGTCCAGCTCCTCCAGCTCCCGGTAGAGCATGAGCTGGATGTTCGCCGGGCTCGGGGGCGGCTGGTCGGCCTGGAACCTCGCGCGTACCGCCGCGCACCGGTCCTCGACCGCCTGGTTGATGCTGTGCCAGTCCATGCTGTTGCCCGACTGGTACGCCGCGAGTCCGGCGGCGCGCAGCCCGGGGATGCTCTCCCGGTGCTGCTGCGCCTCCCTGGCATCGACACGCGCCAGGTCGTCGCAGAGCGCGGCCAGCTCGACCAGCTTGTTCTCGAACTCCGGCATCGGCGGGTGCATCGGGTCCGCGCCCGGGAGCCGGATGTTGCCGAGCAGGGTCTCGGCCTCGCGCAGCTTGTGGTGGCTCTTGGCCCGGTCCTGGCGCTGGTTGAGCAGCGCCGTGCACTCCTGGAGGAGCGCGTCCAGCCGTGGCCCGTACCGCATGGCGTCCTCCGGTCTGGCGACCGCCCGCCGCTCCTGCCAGCCGGACCTGACCTCCAGGAACTGCTGCTGGAGTTCGTCCCAGGAGGGCACGTGCTCCCGCGGTACGGAGATCACCGCGCGGCCCTGCGCGCCCACCGAGGGGATCCGTACCTCCGCCTCGATCGACCAGTCGGGCCGGAACTCCAGCTCCAGTTCCAGCGGGGTGCCTGCGGGCAGCGTGCTGGGCAGGCCGTCGACGTCCACCTGCCCGATGGGGATGAGCCCTTCGTGCAGCCGGACGCGCAGCAGCACCCCCTGGCCCGCGGTCTCCAGCAGGAAGTCGGTGTGGTGGGGCAGCTTGGTCCCCGCCTCGGCGATCCGGTACGGGCCCTCCGCCAGCTCCACGAAGAAGTCGTGCGCCAGCACGTCGCCCTCGTCGGTGGGCGGCGGCTCGTGGCCGGGCGAGACGGTGATCTGCCGGCTCTCGATCTCCTTCCCGCCCGCGACGACCGTGACCGTCAGCTCGTTGTCCCCGTCGTGCAGCGCGACGTCGTCGAAGACGAACCTGCCCTCGGCGTCGGTCTCCTGCCGGTGGTTCTGGACGCCGTCTCCGGAGCGCAGCAGGACGTGCAGGTCCCCCGCCGCGGGGATGCGCTCGCCCGGGTGGACCCGGCCGGTGATGTCGGTCGCGGGCAGGGTGGCCGTCACCTGGTCGATTTCGAGGACTCCCTGCCGGATGCCGGCGGCGCCGGCCTTGATGCCCGCGCCGACCGCGACGCACAGGTCGGGGTCGATCAGCCGCGGCTCGCGGCCGAACCTCTCCCGCAGCAGCCGGCTGATCACCGGCACCCGCGACGAGCCGCCGACCAGGACGATCTCGTCAAGGTCCGCGGGGCCGAGGCCCGCCCGCTGCAGCGCGGCGTCGCAGTGGTCGAAGGTGCGCTGCACGTCCTGCCGGATCAGGTCCTCGAACTCGGCACGGGAGAAGGGCAGCTTGATGGTCATGGGGATGCCGGCGCGGTCCGCCTCCCCCTCCACGTAGATCTCGGTCTGCGTCTCCCGGGAGAGGAAGTGCTTCTCTGACTCGACCCGGACCAGCAGCCGGGCGAGCAGCCTGGCCTCCTCCGGTTCCTCCGGGTCGAGCCGGAGGTCGTACGCGGGCCGCTGCTCGGCCATCCAGCGCACGACGGCCTTGTCGAACTCGTACCCGCCCAGGTAGCGGTCGCCCTCGAAGGCGAGGTGCTCGAAACCGGCCTCCGGGCTCCAGGTCACGACGGACACGTCGAACGTCCCGCCGCCCAGGTCGTACACGAGGAAGGTCCGCGGCCCGTCCGGCTGCTGCCCGTGGGTGGACATCAGGGCGGCCGCGAACGGCTCGATGAGGGTCTCCACCTTCGCCAGGCCGGCGTCGAGGCCGGCCTGCACCGTCTCGTTCTTCGCCCGCATCTCGAAGTACGCGGGCACGGTGACGACCGCCTGGTCCACCGGGACCTGAAGGACCTCCTCCGCGAGGTCCTTGAGCCGGCGCAGCACGTGCGTGGACGCCTGCTGCGGCGTCAGGGAGGCGTGGCCCGCGGTCACCCGCTGGTCGGTGCCCATCGTGCGCTTGAAGAACATCGCGGGCGGCGGCTGCCCGTCGTACTTGACCTTGCTCTTGGCCAGGCTGCCGACGACCGGCGTGCCGTCCTCCTCCAGCCACACCACCGACGGGATGAGGGGCGCCTGGTACGCGTCGGTGACGATCAGCGCGCCGCCGACCGGCTTCAGCCGCCCGGTCCTGATCAGCTCCTGCTTGCCCGGGATGTCCGCGTCGGCGGGCACGGCGACGAGGCTGTTCGTGGTGCCGAGGTCGATCCCGATGGTGAGGCTCACTCCTGCTCCCCCTCCCTCTCCTGCTCTTCCTGTTCTGTCCGCTCGCCCTGCAAGTCCTGCCGCTCGTCCTGCCGTTCGGGGACGGCCAGGTACACGCGCGCCCGCTGGGCCAGCTTTCCGTCGGCCATCAGCAGTCCCGGCTGCAGCGTCTCGGCCACCACCGCCCGCTCCAGGCCCGCCTGCTGCTCGGAACCCACCACGTCGGCCCACATCTCGACGTCCTCGTAGGGCTCGCCCGCCGGGTCGAGGAAACGCGCGCCCGATCCCTCCAGGGCCTTCGCCAGCTTGGCCGTGAGGGACGGCAGCGCGTCGGCCGCATTCGCCGGGGTGACGCCGTGCAGCCCGTGCAGCGCGTTGGCGACGTCCCGCGCGAAGTGCTCGAACACGTTCTTGTGCTCGCCGACCTGCCGGTGGGTGTCCGCCACGGCCGCGTCGGCGGCCTGTGCCCGCTCCCGCAGCAGCCGCCACACGACGCCCTGCGGGGGCTCGGGCCGGGCGGCGAGGAGGCGCTCCTGCTCGTCGATGCGCATGGGGTCAGCGGGCTGCGTCATCGGCCCGCTCCCGCTCCGCCGGCCGCTCGGGCCGGTGCGTGCACAGCTCGGCGAGGAGGCGCGCCGCCGGGTCCTTGATGCGCTCCTCCGCGGCGTTCACCTCGGCGACCCGCAGGGTGCGGCCGAAGAGGGGGTAGCGGTCGGCGCGGCGCTCGATGCGCTGCCGCCGCTTCCTGATGTGGTTGCGGATCTCCGCCCGCCCGCTCACCTCCGGGCTGAGCGCGAGTACCTGGAACGGGGTGGCGCGATAGGGGTTGTACCCGTCGCGCCAT from Streptomyces sp. CMB-StM0423 includes the following:
- a CDS encoding tetratricopeptide repeat protein; translation: MAVIDCPLCGRALAAPAPECPACRGDLRPLAQVAALADEYFNRAVALARAQQWQSAAEHLAVTRALRPNDVDAIVLLAKIRYRQRGGQRTEATGLLRRALELAPDREDVRSALEQSARTRRQPRQARQRRRR
- a CDS encoding Hsp70 family protein; protein product: MSLTIGIDLGTTNSLVAVPADADIPGKQELIRTGRLKPVGGALIVTDAYQAPLIPSVVWLEEDGTPVVGSLAKSKVKYDGQPPPAMFFKRTMGTDQRVTAGHASLTPQQASTHVLRRLKDLAEEVLQVPVDQAVVTVPAYFEMRAKNETVQAGLDAGLAKVETLIEPFAAALMSTHGQQPDGPRTFLVYDLGGGTFDVSVVTWSPEAGFEHLAFEGDRYLGGYEFDKAVVRWMAEQRPAYDLRLDPEEPEEARLLARLLVRVESEKHFLSRETQTEIYVEGEADRAGIPMTIKLPFSRAEFEDLIRQDVQRTFDHCDAALQRAGLGPADLDEIVLVGGSSRVPVISRLLRERFGREPRLIDPDLCVAVGAGIKAGAAGIRQGVLEIDQVTATLPATDITGRVHPGERIPAAGDLHVLLRSGDGVQNHRQETDAEGRFVFDDVALHDGDNELTVTVVAGGKEIESRQITVSPGHEPPPTDEGDVLAHDFFVELAEGPYRIAEAGTKLPHHTDFLLETAGQGVLLRVRLHEGLIPIGQVDVDGLPSTLPAGTPLELELEFRPDWSIEAEVRIPSVGAQGRAVISVPREHVPSWDELQQQFLEVRSGWQERRAVARPEDAMRYGPRLDALLQECTALLNQRQDRAKSHHKLREAETLLGNIRLPGADPMHPPMPEFENKLVELAALCDDLARVDAREAQQHRESIPGLRAAGLAAYQSGNSMDWHSINQAVEDRCAAVRARFQADQPPPSPANIQLMLYRELEELDRALQDIDQLTEGRYRGRTEEFRAEVAGVVAAVGSVGTEDPQAAGRFAGIYRSQLQPLAARIERWMEEIKVGEPGVIWPRLPQAGGR